The genomic window gttaagctatggcccattctttaccaaacaccctgtaatttGTTATACTTTTTGATAAGTGTCCTTATTTGTCTGTAGGTGTTCTGTGGTACTATAACCTTTGCAAAATCCAGCTTGTTGAACAGGCTGGTAATTATCGAACATATTTGATTGTCtgttggtaattattttggtaagcaGTTTGTACGGATGTGGTAAacctgcttcttcttcttcttcaggctGTCCACGCCttcccatgagttctccattcttctctgctttgtgctatttggtgccactttctccccatttttgctttgatgtcgtctaaacatccttttctttagattttttggtatctttttgttttttaacccATTACTGAGTCTTCGTACTACTGCCAATatcattcggattcttctagttatttctgcAGTTTTTAATCTGTTTGTCTAATTTGATCGTGTGACACatttatatgtataatatatattcTTCGACACTTTCAAACTCACTTCAATCTAATTCGATTGTGATATCTtcatttgtcatcacttttgtttaaTTTGAGTTGATTTTTAAACCGACTTTTTCAGATTCTTCTTTAACGCTCCGTTAGCATGTAGATTAGTTCTTCTGTATTGTTGTTTATGAGTAGGTACTATGTCATCGGAAAATCTTGGATAACCTATAAATAAGACATCAACTTTACTTTCACATTGTTCCCAATTTAACTTCTTGAACAATTCTAATGCAAGAGTAAATAATTTTCGAGAGATAGTGTCTCCCTGTCTAACTCATCTTTCCGTTATTCcgaatcaatccttgcgttattcattccttctaatacggcccagagttctatggaatccaatgccttattgtaatccacaaataCCAAATGAAGTGGTTCATTGTATTCGTTAAACTTTTCGATGAGTGTCCTTATTGTCTGTAAGTGTTCTATGTTCTATGGTATTATAACCTTTGCGGAATCCCGCTTGTtcaacaggctggtaactatcgaatttatttgatagtCTGTTAGCAATTACTTGGGTATGTATTGCATGGCAGTGATAACAagcttattggtctgtaattgTCGACTTTGTGTTTGGAATTTTGTGAAAAGGTTGGAATAGCATCCCCAAAGAGGCACTTGTTGATTAAGATTTTAACTGCCACCAAAATAGTTTGACCTCCAGCTGTACTCATCTTTTTGTTATTCCGTCGTCTCCAGtagctttttcaatatttttctgttTTGAGGCCTTTTGAACTTCCTCTTTAGTAATTTCTGGTAGTGTTTCAGATCCCACATTTAGTATTTTAGATCCTACATTTAGTTTTTGGGTTTTGGTACGCTGAACGAGTATCAATCCCTATACCTAGAAATCTTCTACAATatgtattatttgtttttttttcgtttattcCATTTTTGTCTTTTTGAGTTTTTATCTTTTGTTCTCtataatattttagattttttcgGTATTGTTGTCTctaatattttgccttattcaatttcttattattttattctAGTAAGTTTCGATCCATGCACCGTGTCTTTAGGCATGTGTTATGTTTCTCTGATCCTCGCTCAGTGATTTAACTCGTTATTATCGTTTCCTTCAAATCGTTATTATGAAGATGCCGTAGTTTTAAGGACTTGATGTATTAAATACCTTATTCTGTAGTTAGTATATgaaataattatcaaaattttgtTGTTTCTTTTAGTAATTTTGAAAACTTTGTTATAGGTTCCAATATGGTAGCTGCAGCAAACCTTCTTCGTCCACATCCATATCTGTCCCCACTCTTCAGGAACCCGGGCATAACAACTCAGCACACTCCTCGAGACACCAGCCGCTCTTCGGAATCAGACAGTGGAGCGTCTTCCGCTGACCCTGAAGATGACCTTCGCTCGAATAGCGCCTTAAGCTTCTTAAAATCATCAGCATCACCTACAAGTGACCGCGAATTCTATGCCACAAAAAAACTGCCTTCCCCTTCGAGTGACTCTGAGTTTTTCGCGCGGAAAAAAATCGTCAGTAGTGCCTTAAACAACATTCCACCCGTTTCTCCTGCGTCGCTTCCTTCAGTTTCTCCCAGTGAAGTAGTTCCTAAGTGGCTGCCTCCTCTACAAGGTTTGGGGGATCCGTCTGCGTGGAAAGACCTATGGCGGGCTCCACCTCCAGTGGCAGCCCCAGCACCTGACCAAGATCAACCGATAGATCTCTCTGTGAAAACGCAAAGTGCTGTAGGGCCATTGTCTGATCAATCTGAAGAGAGCGATCAAGAACTGAATATCGATGTGGGTATAGATGAGCCTTTAAAATCCATGCCACTAGATTTGACTTTAGATAGACAGGTAACGGATGTTACTAATTGACCATGTGTGATTGTACAATCAATTATGAAGCAAAAGTTAGCAGacaaattaaaaactattatttataTTGAATACGAGTGCcttatttacaaaatatattatacaacagGATATATTATAgacaataatgtattttaaaattttgtgcTAGCTTTTTCTTGATAATAATTTCATCGTAGGATGTTAAACAGTGCCAGTATAAAAGAAATTGGTAAGCTTTTAAAATAGGCATCTTATTAATGTACTTTCTTATCGGTATTTTTATTTTACCTGATACAGATTTCGTGATATTATTAATCGTATAATAATCAAATTTCGCCGTCTTCCGTTTGCCCATTCATTTATATTTTAAGAgtaagcatttgcagacatacttATGTTTCTTTATTAAACTCCGATTACTTTTTCATACAAGGCAGGAAAAATACCATCAGAGTGGCTCAAATCTGAGTTTGTACCGTTGCCCAAAAAACCAGGAGCAAAAGTTTGTGAAGACTATAGGACCATAAGTCTAATGCCCCATCTTCTCAAGCTGTTTTTAAAAGTCATTTACAATAGAATTGaccgaaaatgcgaagaacaaagTTTGGATTTGTAAACACCGTCGATACGAGGGAGGCTCTATTTAGCGTGCAGGTGTTGTTTaagaaatgtagagatgtcaacTGTGATGTTTTTGTATAcctgattgactacaaaaaggctttcAATAGAGTCCGAAatgaacaaatgatggaagtgccgaagaggacagggattgacggaagagacctgaaaataatagctaacctgtattggaatcaatcagcagtgctccgaatACATGGAAaatatacagatcaggtcaaaatcttaaggggagtgagacagggatgcacaatttcaccgctgatattcaatctgtactcagagcacatttttgaagaggctctaaaagatattgatgaatgcatctcaataaatggagtcaagctcagtaacctccggtatgcagatgatacaatagtattttccaataccatagaagggctgccaaatataatggataaaataactgaaacaagtagaacatatgaactagatataaacaccagcaaaaccaagctaatgatcatcagcaagcaaaacataactgggCAAATCTGTacgtgaaccaaatgagaattgaacgtgtctcacaatacaacaactgtttgggaactataatcaatgagtcgtgggacaatactcaagagattaaatgtcgcatcggaaaggcaaagagtgcattcttgactatgagctctgtgttcatgagccatgacatcactctaaaaacaaaaataaggctccttaaatgttacgtgtactcagtgcttctatacggagtgGAAACGTGGATATTGAAGGaagaaactctatcgaaacttcaagcttttgagctatggttgtataGAAGGATTCTGAAGATACCATGGATAGACAAAGTTACCAATGAaaaagtactacggaggatgaacacaaccgcagatttagtcaatatcgtgaagggccgtaagctgcagtacttgggacatataatgaggaatcaaggcagataccagctactccagtgcaaaaattgaaggaaaaatggccccaggacgaagaagaatatcctggcttgctaacctgagagcatggtatacctcaacacaactattccgtatagcaaccaacaaagtcatcatagccagaatgatcgccaatgtTCGAAACGGACAgacaccctaagaagaagaactTTTTCATGCAAAAATGACCTTCTGAAATTTGTAGCACTTCTTTACTAGCATCCTGTATATTTTACTTGTGATATTGGCATATATCCTTCTTTTATTCTTTCATGCATATTTTCTATCCAGAGTAGTTTCAATACGCATTCTGGGACAACTCAGTTTTTTTTTGCTGATCTCTTCTTTATTTCTTCTATGCAATCACCTTTataatatgtgatatccataaaAATGCAAACGCTAAAggttgcagtgaatacagaataATATCATCAATAAGTCATGTTTTCAAATTATTCttcaaaataatacatggtcgtataaataaaaaactccaagaaggaatagatgatacgCAGATTGGATTCAGAAACAAACTAGGAACCAGAAAGgagttatttgcttttaatgtgatagctcaatgatgcatggacatgaatgtggatgtgcatgttagttacgttgattttgaaaaaggatgtgacaaaataagacataaaaaattagtcaaaattctaaAGACACAAAATAGAGACAAAATGGGCTTACGGATAATAACAAATTTtgactggaatcaaagagcacaaattgtaatagataacgtaccgggtccagaaattgaaatcaagAGAGGAATTAGCCAGGGGtatattatgtctccattactattcaacgtatatagagaatccatttttgaagaagcattactatctgaAAGTGAAGAAATAATTATTATtcacggaagatctattaacgaTATAGGAAATGCGGATGAAATTGATTATGACTAGGTCTGATaaacaactccaattactactgaacaaaacaaacggTTTCAGTGAAAAATATGgaccaaaaataaatttaaaaaagactaaatatatTATGATAATAACTgaaaaaacaaatatacaaacaattATCTACACAAACAAGCATACGTTTGAAAAACGTACCAATAGAAAGGTTTGATAAATACATATCTACAAATACCCGGGAACCTGGGATTCAGGAAATAATGTTTTCAcgcaacagaaataaggaccaggatagaaatagcaagaaatgcatttgtaaaaatgaaaataattctctgcaacaaagatcTTAGATTacaactgagagtaagagctatGAGATGCTACGAGTTTTCGAtgctgcaatatggacttgaaatctgcacattgaagcaagaacacatgaataaactacagtcatttgaaatgtggtgttacacaataatgcttagaatagcatggacactgAAGAAAACAAACATGGAAGTATTGCGAGAAGTGGGTAAAGATTACGAAgtaaataatacaataaaaatagGTAAGTGACAAtttctgggacacgtaatgaaaTCACAGCGATCTGAAATGCTAAAAATGATAATACAGGgacctgattctaattcatttcgacagtcgcaatttcatttcgacaccgccatgacagccgcagactatagcgattcttattcatttcgatattagttacaactggggatattaaccttatcatgttgacactgctcagaatttgggttggcgcttcggtttattggaatttgttgatagtctgggataattatcgaaaaaatgccatttttgggaaaaattatttaccagctattttactgctaaaatcgaatcttaagattgcatatattagtaatatggggtatgacaagtccgcagaaagtgtgttattttatttataaacaaattagcactcctaaattttctttttttttcaattagtgctctgtaactcctaagatttttcctttgagccaaaaacactcaaataaaaattcaccgtaatttagttctgcacaaagttattttttttccgatttcatttccttcaacaaaaattttactcagaaaatccgagttttcccaaaaaatctgcaattttcaattaaaattttagggaagtaggtacctaattatttatcaataattaaataattgatgacatgaaagactTATtatttatagtagattatacagaggggctaaattatggaataaattcatttctttaaaacggacgattttggagcaaaatcccgaaagaggtcgatttttatttttaaattacaattttttttcatatatttcatactaatgacgtcatccatctgagcgtgatgacgtaatcgataattttgttaatgggaataggggtcgtgtggtaggtcatttgaaagggcgttcaattctctcttcagtaatataaacattaataccattaggtatttatacagggttgccaaaaaaatttttgaattaaattaattggcgcaaaaagaagaatatatgtaatttatttaactcaaaatacattgtactgctgtcagaaaatagaaaaaaaggtttatttcgcaaataaacatttattttcgcttaaaataaatcacaaacagcctccctcctacctattggcagtttgaacatttaatttaagctaaaaccaatgtttatttgcaaaataagcatttttttctattttctgacagcaatagaatgtattttgagttaaatatattacatgcattcttcttcttacgtcaattaatttaattcaaaaatttttttggcctccctgtataaataatggtattaatgtttataataatgaatagagaattgaacgcctttgtaaatgagctacaataCGAatccctattcctatttaaaaaaataatcgattacgtcatcacgctcggatggatgacgtaaTTAGTTTGAAATAtgtgccaaaaaaatttaattcaaaaataaaaatcgacctgtttcgggatttttctctaaaatcgtccattttagagaaaatgaatttattccataatttagcccctccctgtatatcaggagaccggcgacaatctaaccaatagtttagcaataattaaaatgttaattaaaaaatttcggtcgaaataataaccagaaagattatgatacaccagaataactatgattttcatataaaaaagcactatacctattcaacgtactttacaggattgaaattggaccatttgagcggtctcaggaatgttataaagaaacaatttttgggcttataaacaaatagaacccctcagaaaatattagattaaattaaattaagttaacgctgttgaaaagggcacagcttctgtgcccttttcgaagaaaaaaaaatttaattgcgaggagtgattccaggtataaccggtcaaatttgacaggCATTTGCGacatagttataaacaacaggattttaatctttgaaccattagatactttttaattccggtcctctttgtacatacaaattttcatatcttcaagacacttttaacaaaaaaaatttatgtcactgtcaccaaattatttaattattgataaataattacttctcccaaattttagttgaaaattaaagattttgtttggaaaacccgaattttccgaggaaaatttccgtcgaaggaaattggaataaattatcaatgtgcagaattaaattactgtcaatttttatgcgagtgttttggtttaaagttaaaattttcggagttatagagcaataattaaaaaaaagatttcggagcgctaatttgtttataaacaaaatagcacactttctgtggactttgcacagctatattactaatataggaaatcttaagatatGATTTCAGCAtatccagcaataaaatagctggtaattaattttcctttttttttactaatttttcaagattattaccttacatctttctttcattgagttgatgattcatgttgtggacattctcaattattatatttctaatttaatactattctatctaattcctcaaaacaa from Diabrotica virgifera virgifera chromosome 5, PGI_DIABVI_V3a includes these protein-coding regions:
- the LOC126884668 gene encoding protein embryonic gonad-like, encoding MDYDAVANNVIMNQLCKVCGEPAAGFHFGAFTCEGCKSFFGRTYNNISSISECKNNGQCVINKKNRTACKACRLRKCLLVGMSKSGSRYGRRSNWFKIHCLLQEQQQQQQQAGSNMVAAANLLRPHPYLSPLFRNPGITTQHTPRDTSRSSESDSGASSADPEDDLRSNSALSFLKSSASPTSDREFYATKKLPSPSSDSEFFARKKIVSSALNNIPPVSPASLPSVSPSEVVPKWLPPLQGLGDPSAWKDLWRAPPPVAAPAPDQDQPIDLSVKTQSAVGPLSDQSEESDQELNIDVGIDEPLKSMPLDLTLDRQVTDVTN